A stretch of the Sorangium aterium genome encodes the following:
- a CDS encoding NTP/NDP exchange transporter: MASTGENETRSRGVLHRLLSIFAEVKPREGFSVLVLTLNVFLLLTGYYLLKVVREPLILAGGGLEIGGRRLDLDGPEVKAYAAAGQALLLVGVVRAYGALARRFGRMQLTTALTLFFAANLVLFFVLARLGVPLGVPFYLWVGCFNLTVIAQFWSFANDVYTPEQGKRLFAIVGIGSSLGAMLGAQIAKRVYVPIGPYNMMLLAAGVLLACLGLTYLVHRDDLAGSKGAADKADAPPGGAAGGFKIIARDRYLLLIAGLTLVLNWVNSTGEYILDRTLIESATSALDPRSEQRGAADAAPAGAAPGAPLAAGAPVYLVDPQASRLLEGKIAAVKGGAFDVEAGGKIVEGAEAGLVHPRTEKGKKAALGAIIGTFKGDFFYWVNTFGVVLQLFFVSRIFKYLGVRFALFILPAIALLGYASLAVLPALAVVRVAKIAENSADYSIQNTARQALFLPVGRDAKYSAKAAIDTFVVRAGDVLAAVGVIAGQVLALSTRHFAMVNIALALVWLGVVAGIAREHRRRAADEPAAPKSGDREAA, from the coding sequence GTGGCGAGCACAGGAGAGAACGAGACACGGTCCCGGGGCGTGCTTCACAGGCTCCTCTCGATCTTCGCCGAGGTGAAGCCGCGCGAGGGCTTCAGCGTCCTCGTCCTCACGCTGAACGTATTCCTCCTGCTCACCGGCTATTATCTCCTCAAGGTGGTCCGCGAGCCGCTGATCCTCGCGGGCGGCGGGCTCGAGATCGGCGGGCGCCGGCTCGACCTCGACGGCCCCGAGGTGAAGGCCTACGCGGCGGCGGGCCAGGCGCTCCTCCTCGTGGGCGTGGTCCGCGCCTATGGCGCCCTGGCCAGGCGCTTCGGGCGCATGCAGCTCACCACCGCGCTCACGCTCTTCTTCGCCGCGAACCTGGTCCTCTTCTTCGTCCTCGCGCGCCTCGGCGTCCCCCTCGGGGTGCCCTTCTATCTGTGGGTGGGCTGCTTCAACCTCACCGTGATCGCGCAGTTCTGGTCGTTCGCCAACGATGTTTATACGCCCGAGCAGGGCAAGCGGCTCTTCGCCATCGTCGGCATCGGGAGCTCCCTCGGCGCCATGCTCGGCGCGCAGATCGCGAAGCGCGTCTACGTGCCGATCGGCCCGTACAACATGATGCTCCTCGCGGCGGGCGTGCTGCTCGCCTGCCTGGGGCTCACCTACCTCGTCCACCGCGACGACCTCGCGGGCTCGAAGGGCGCCGCGGACAAGGCCGACGCGCCGCCCGGGGGCGCGGCGGGCGGCTTCAAGATCATCGCGCGCGACCGCTATCTCCTCCTCATCGCCGGCCTGACGCTCGTCCTCAACTGGGTGAACTCGACCGGCGAGTACATCCTCGATCGCACCCTCATCGAGTCCGCCACGAGCGCGCTCGATCCGAGAAGCGAGCAGCGCGGCGCGGCGGACGCGGCCCCCGCCGGCGCGGCCCCGGGCGCGCCGCTCGCGGCGGGCGCGCCGGTCTACCTCGTCGATCCGCAGGCGTCGCGCCTGCTCGAAGGGAAGATCGCCGCCGTCAAGGGCGGCGCGTTCGACGTCGAGGCCGGCGGCAAGATCGTCGAGGGCGCCGAGGCGGGGCTCGTCCACCCGCGCACCGAGAAGGGGAAAAAGGCGGCGCTCGGCGCGATCATCGGGACCTTCAAGGGAGATTTCTTCTACTGGGTCAACACGTTCGGCGTCGTCCTGCAGCTCTTCTTCGTCTCCCGCATCTTCAAGTACCTCGGCGTGCGATTCGCCCTGTTCATCCTCCCGGCCATCGCTCTGCTCGGCTACGCGTCCCTCGCCGTCCTGCCGGCGCTCGCCGTCGTGCGCGTCGCGAAGATCGCGGAGAACAGCGCCGATTATTCCATCCAGAACACCGCGCGGCAGGCGCTCTTCCTGCCGGTCGGCCGCGACGCCAAGTACAGCGCCAAGGCGGCCATCGACACCTTCGTCGTCCGCGCGGGCGACGTGCTCGCCGCCGTGGGGGTGATCGCCGGCCAGGTGCTCGCGCTCTCCACACGCCACTTCGCGATGGTCAACATCGCCCTCGCGCTCGTGTGGCTCGGCGTCGTGGCCGGCATCGCCCGGGAGCACAGGCGGCGCGCCGCCGACGAGCCGGCGGCGCCGAAGTCGGGCGACCGCGAAGCCGCGTAG
- a CDS encoding oxidative damage protection protein: MARMVQCVKLGREAEGLEKPPLKGELGKRIFDNVSKEAWRMWLEHSKMLINEYRLDLISEAGQRIWMTELDKYFFTGGNEAAQLPPDYVAPKDKPE, from the coding sequence ATGGCGAGGATGGTCCAGTGCGTGAAGCTCGGCCGTGAGGCGGAGGGGCTGGAGAAGCCGCCGCTGAAGGGCGAGCTGGGCAAGCGGATTTTCGACAACGTCTCGAAGGAGGCGTGGCGGATGTGGCTCGAGCACTCGAAGATGCTCATCAACGAGTACCGCCTCGACCTCATCTCCGAGGCCGGCCAGCGGATCTGGATGACCGAGCTCGACAAGTACTTCTTCACCGGCGGGAACGAAGCCGCGCAGCTCCCGCCCGACTACGTGGCGCCCAAGGACAAGCCGGAGTAG
- a CDS encoding esterase/lipase family protein, with translation MVAASALLAACSAAGEQFDPPASTGEVLTGAGGGSASGVWTSSSGSSGSPDDPGEAGGGWPSGKLGPPYPIVLAHGFFGFEDFAGAGYVSYFYNLKEALAEGGETVFTPSVDPFNSSEVRGAQLLARIEQILAATGHEKVNIIAHSQGGLDARVVAHDRPDLVASIVTVATPHLGSKVADVALELVADERLQDILDDLINAIGAPLYDQIGNETSVFAALEQFSTPGIAEFNARFTDSPGVYYASFGGRTNRARGGRDCSTLNPAPFVAQFDDGLDPVHPLLSLTETLLDGGIGESFPNDGLVRARDARWGDFWGCIPADHFDEIGQLFGQSPGDGNPWLYLDFYRSVIARLRQEGF, from the coding sequence ATGGTCGCCGCCAGTGCTCTCCTCGCGGCCTGCAGCGCGGCCGGGGAGCAGTTCGATCCGCCGGCGAGCACCGGCGAAGTGCTCACGGGCGCGGGCGGCGGCTCCGCCTCGGGCGTCTGGACGAGCTCGTCGGGCTCGTCCGGCTCGCCGGACGACCCGGGCGAAGCCGGCGGCGGCTGGCCGTCAGGGAAGCTCGGCCCGCCGTATCCCATCGTGCTCGCTCACGGCTTCTTCGGATTCGAGGACTTCGCGGGCGCGGGATACGTCAGCTACTTCTACAACCTCAAAGAGGCCCTCGCCGAGGGCGGCGAGACGGTCTTCACGCCCTCCGTCGACCCGTTCAACAGCTCCGAGGTCCGCGGCGCGCAGCTGCTCGCGCGGATCGAGCAGATCCTCGCGGCGACAGGCCACGAGAAGGTGAACATCATCGCCCACTCGCAGGGGGGGCTCGACGCCCGCGTGGTGGCGCATGATCGGCCCGATCTCGTCGCCTCCATCGTCACCGTCGCCACACCGCACCTGGGCTCGAAGGTCGCCGACGTGGCGCTCGAGCTCGTCGCCGATGAGCGCCTGCAGGACATCCTGGACGATCTCATCAACGCCATCGGCGCGCCGCTCTACGATCAGATAGGCAACGAGACGAGCGTCTTCGCGGCGCTCGAGCAGTTCTCGACGCCCGGCATCGCGGAGTTCAACGCGAGGTTCACCGATTCTCCCGGGGTGTACTATGCCTCCTTCGGCGGGCGGACGAACCGCGCGCGCGGCGGCAGGGACTGCTCGACGCTCAATCCAGCGCCCTTCGTCGCGCAGTTCGACGACGGCCTCGACCCGGTCCACCCGCTGCTGTCGCTGACGGAGACCCTCCTCGACGGCGGCATCGGCGAGTCGTTCCCGAACGACGGCCTGGTGCGCGCGCGGGACGCGCGATGGGGGGACTTCTGGGGCTGTATCCCGGCCGACCATTTCGACGAGATAGGCCAGCTCTTCGGACAGAGTCCGGGCGACGGGAACCCCTGGCTCTATCTCGACTTCTACCGCTCCGTGATCGCGCGGCTCCGGCAAGAAGGCTTCTGA
- a CDS encoding BamA/TamA family outer membrane protein, with amino-acid sequence MPDYDGRPDEATSAGDVLLWVPRVVFFPAYLASEYLVRRPLGVLTVAAEQGEWIKELKDIFTFGPNDNIGIVPTALFDFGFRASVGVYFFYDDLFVPGNELRVHAATGGVDWWRLTVADRIPLGGRAHLKLRGEGDIRPDWLFSGIGPSSLERDWARYNARSVEGTATLHADFGAFSFVEATTGAKTVDFHDICCKPTVGFRVAHGRYPMPPSYDTGYTAYRIGARAGLDSRRPRPARGNGVRLELSGEHAADLERPLESRWIRYGGSLGGFVDLTGHDRVVSLVLSAAFADPLGPAEVPFTELAELGGDAPMRGFREGRLRGRSAAAATLEYRYPIWAFVDGTMQVAAGNVFGEHLRDFDLDLLRMSFVLGLRTSGERDHSIDVLIGSATETLEQGAGLQELRFMVGATHGF; translated from the coding sequence GTGCCGGATTACGATGGTCGCCCGGACGAGGCGACGAGCGCCGGCGACGTGCTGCTCTGGGTGCCGCGGGTCGTGTTCTTCCCCGCTTACCTCGCCAGCGAGTACCTGGTTCGGCGGCCGCTCGGCGTTCTCACCGTCGCGGCGGAGCAGGGCGAATGGATCAAGGAGCTCAAGGACATCTTCACCTTCGGGCCGAACGACAACATCGGCATCGTCCCGACGGCGCTCTTCGACTTCGGCTTTCGCGCGAGCGTCGGCGTTTACTTCTTCTATGACGACCTGTTCGTCCCCGGCAACGAGCTCCGCGTCCACGCCGCGACCGGCGGGGTCGACTGGTGGAGGCTCACGGTGGCCGACCGGATCCCCCTCGGCGGGCGCGCTCACCTGAAGCTCCGCGGCGAGGGGGACATCCGGCCTGACTGGCTGTTCTCCGGGATCGGCCCGAGCTCGCTGGAGCGCGACTGGGCCCGCTACAACGCCCGCAGCGTCGAGGGGACCGCGACGCTCCACGCCGATTTCGGCGCGTTCAGCTTCGTCGAGGCGACAACCGGCGCGAAGACCGTCGACTTCCACGACATCTGCTGCAAGCCGACGGTCGGCTTCCGGGTCGCGCACGGCCGTTATCCGATGCCCCCGTCGTACGACACGGGGTATACGGCCTACCGGATCGGAGCCCGCGCAGGCCTCGACTCGCGCCGGCCGCGCCCTGCGCGGGGCAACGGCGTCCGGCTGGAGCTCTCCGGAGAGCACGCCGCCGACCTGGAGCGGCCGCTGGAGAGCCGGTGGATCCGCTACGGCGGCTCGCTGGGCGGGTTCGTCGACCTCACCGGACACGATCGCGTCGTGAGCCTCGTCCTCTCGGCGGCCTTCGCCGACCCGCTCGGCCCCGCGGAGGTCCCCTTCACCGAGCTCGCCGAGCTCGGCGGCGACGCGCCGATGCGGGGCTTCCGCGAAGGGCGCCTCCGCGGGCGGAGCGCCGCCGCGGCGACGCTCGAGTACCGTTATCCGATCTGGGCGTTCGTCGATGGCACGATGCAGGTCGCCGCGGGCAACGTGTTCGGCGAGCACCTCCGCGACTTCGATCTCGACCTGCTCCGCATGTCGTTCGTGCTCGGCCTGCGCACGAGCGGCGAGCGCGACCACTCCATCGATGTCCTGATCGGCTCGGCGACGGAGACCTTAGAGCAGGGGGCCGGTCTACAGGAGCTGCGGTTCATGGTCGGCGCCACCCACGGCTTCTGA